From Amphiprion ocellaris isolate individual 3 ecotype Okinawa chromosome 10, ASM2253959v1, whole genome shotgun sequence, one genomic window encodes:
- the LOC111579298 gene encoding protein THEM6-like, whose translation MLLLVLGALLLLFCSLDVWYFLRGAQVFFQVWFQPRIWDILAEQSIEGMVLPHDLDYLGHMNNSRYLRECDFARFHHYMRNGLFMASRKLGARLVVGASTIRYRRSLAFREAFEIRTKIVSWDEKAFYLEQRFVSKKDGFVSAVMLCRQNVVHCSPERIIEFICKRKIECPEFPEDLKHWVSFISASSQALRAESGLEEKNK comes from the exons ATGTTGCTGCTGGTGCTGGGTgccctcctcctgctcttctGCAGCCTGGATGTGTGGTACTTCCTACGGGGGGCCCAGGTGTTTTTCCAAGTGTGGTTTCAGCCCAGAATATGGGACATTCTAGCTGAGCAAAGCATCGAAGGCATGGTCCTTCCACACGATTTGGACTACTTGGGCCACATGAATAACTCTCGGTATCTGAGGGAATGTGACTTTGCTCGCTTCCACCATTACATGAGAAATGGGTTGTTCATGGCCTCACGCAAACTGGGGGCCAGATTGGTGGTAGGGGCCTCCACCATCCGGTACCGGCGCTCTTTGGCCTTCCGTGAGGCTTTTGAGATTCGAACCAAAATAGTAAGCTGGGATGAGAAGGCCTTTTACCTGGAGCAGCGCTTCGTGTCAAAGAAAGATGGCTTTGTGTCGGCAGTCATGCTCTGTAGGCAGAATGTGGTGCACTGCAGCCCAGAGAGGATTATCGAATTTATCTGCAAAAGGAAG ATCGAGTGCCCAGAGTTTCCCGAGGACCTCAAACACTGGGTCAGCTTCATTTCAGCCAGCAGCCAGGCCCTGAGAGCAGAGAGTGGACTGGAAGAGAAGAACAAGTGA